Proteins encoded in a region of the Pangasianodon hypophthalmus isolate fPanHyp1 chromosome 21, fPanHyp1.pri, whole genome shotgun sequence genome:
- the LOC113546384 gene encoding serotransferrin-2 isoform X1: protein MKLSVIGVVLGCLGLAKAAPMDPRIRWCLKSEQEAQKCRQLASKSDLLSCVKREGSMECIKAIKKGEADAITLDGGEIYTAGLAPHNLHPIIAEHYGTDEETCYYAVAVAKKGTNFGFNELRGKKTCHTGLGQTAGWNIPIGTLVSTGQIKWAGIEDKPVEEAVKELFPASCVPGAINRLRLCELCKGDCSRSHKEPYYGHDGAFQCLKGGAGDVAFVNHFTVLTGDKANYELLCKDGSRKSVDEFKTCNLAQVPADAVVSRKDKELANRIFDVLDKLKDKGLFSSEGFSAKNLMFKDSTKGLLKLPESTDSFLYLGEEYVATSHALTKGFSTGSKSQEITWCTVGHAEKNKCDMWTFMSVDDQRNIRIECQYGTTVDDCISKIMRKEADAMAVDGGQVYSAGKCGLVVAMVEEYNNESKCDFGSADTSSYYAVAVVRADSSVTWETLIGKKSCHTGLGRTAGWNIPMGLLHEDTKECDFSKYFSESCAPGADPESNLCKLCKGAEGIRRIVDKCKASTAERYYGYAGAFRCLAEGAGDVAFVKHSTVAENTDGNGPAWAKAFKSSDFKLICPGGSAEITEYKKCHLAKVPAHAVITHPEKRDDVVSFLKDQQAALIPAHSSSWFMFNMFKSEGNQNLLFKDSTKCLQEVPPGQNYREFLGKEYITTIDSLRECASSKTELEKACTIHSCQKKI from the exons ATGAAGCTCTCTGTCATCGGTGTCGTCCTAGGATGCCTCG GTTTAGCGAAGGCTGCGCCCATGGATCCAAGAATCAGATGGTGCTTAAAGTCAGAGCAGGAGGCTCAAAAATGCAGACAGCTCGCCTCAAAATCAGATTTGCTGAGTTGTGTGAAGCGTGAAGGATCTATGGAATgcatcaaagccatcaag AAAGGTGAAGCAGATGCCATCACTCTGGATGGAGGAGAGATCTACACAGCCGGCCTCGCACCCCATAACCTTCACCCCATCATCGCAGAACATTACGGCACAG ATGAAGAGACGTGCTACTACGCTGTAGCTGTAGCAAAGAAAGGCACTAATTTTGGCTTCAATGAACTTCGTGGTAAGAAGACTTGTCACACTGGTTTGGGGCAAACTGCAGGCTGGAACATCCCCATCGGCACTCTCGTCTCAACTGGACAAATTAAATGGGCAGGCATCGAGGACAAACCTGTGGAAGAGG CGGTGAAGGAATTATTCCCAGCCAGTTGTGTGCCTGGAGCAATCAATAGATTGAGACTGTGCGAGCTGTGTAAAGGCGACTGCTCACGCTCTCACAAGGAGCCGTATTATGGTCACGATGGAGCTTTCCA GTGCCTGAAGGGTGGAGCTGGAGATGTCGCCTTTGTGAACCACTTCACAGTGCTTA CTGGCGATAAGGCCAACTATGAGCTGCTGTGCAAAGACGGCTCCCGGAAAAGCGTTGATGAGTTTAAAACCTGCAACCTGGCTCAAGTTCCTGCCGATGCTGTGGTTAGTCGCAAAGACAAAGAACTGGCCAACCGCATCTTTGACGTTCTTGACAAACTCAAG GACAAAGGTCTCTTCTCTTCTGAGGGCTTCTCTGCAAAAAACCTAATGTTCAAAGACTCGACAAAAGGGCTGCTGAAGCTGCCGGAGAGCACAGACTCTTTCCTGTACCTAGGAGAAGAGTATGTAGCTACTAGCCATGCCCTTACAAAag GGTTCAGCACAGGCAGCAAATCTCAAGAGATTACTTGGTGCACTGTGGGTCATgctgagaaaaataaatgtgacatGTGGACCTTCATGAGCGTGGACGATCAGAGGAACATCAGGATCGAATGCCAGTATGGCACCACTGTCGATGACTGCATCAGCAAGATCATG CGTAAAGAAGCTGATGCGATGGCAGTCGATGGCGGACAGGTGTATTCTGCTGGGAAGTGTGGTCTGGTGGTGGCCATGGTGGAAGAGTATAACAATGAAT CAAAGTGTGATTTTGGATCTG CAGATACCTCGTCCTATTACGCTGTGGCTGTAGTGCGAGCGGACTCCAGTGTGACCTGGGAAACACTGATAGGCAAGAAGTCATGTCACACCGGTTTGGGACGTACAGCAGGCTGGAACATTCCCATGGGTCTCCTTCATGAGGACACCAaagagtgtgatttct cAAAGTACTTCAGTGAAAGCTGTGCACCTGGTGCAGATCCAGAATCAaatctgtgtaaactgtgtaaGGGTGCTGAAGGTATCAGGAGGATAGTGGACAAATGCAAAGCCAGCACTGCAGAGCGCTATTATGGCTACGCTGGAGCCTTCAG GTGTTTGGCTGAAGGTGCTGGTGACGTGGCCTTTGTTAAGCACAGCACTGTAGCGGAAAACACGGACG GTAATGGACCAGCGTGGGCTAAAGCTTTCAAATCATCAGACTTCAAGCTCATCTGTCCTGGGGGCTCTGCTGAAATTACTGAGTATAAGAAGTGTCATTTAGCCAAAGTTCCAGCTCACGCCGTCATCACTCATCCAGAGAAACGTGATGACGTGGTGTCGTTCCTCAAGGATCAGCag gCAGCTCTCATTCCAGCTCATTCCAGCTCTTGGTTCATGTTTAACATGTTCAAGTCTGAGGGCAATCAAAATTTACTCTTTAAGGACTCTACTAAATGCCTCCAAGAAGTTCCACCAGGACAAAACTACAGGGAATTCCTGGGTAAAGAATATATAACAACGATAGACTCGCTGCGAGAGTGTGCCAGCAGCAAGACAG aaCTGGAGAAGGCCTGTACCATCCACTCCTGCCAAAAGAAAATCTAG
- the LOC113546384 gene encoding serotransferrin-2 isoform X2 — protein MKLSVIGVVLGCLGLAKAAPMDPRIRWCLKSEQEAQKCRQLASKSDLLSCVKREGSMECIKAIKKGEADAITLDGGEIYTAGLAPHNLHPIIAEHYGTDEETCYYAVAVAKKGTNFGFNELRGKKTCHTGLGQTAGWNIPIGTLVSTGQIKWAGIEDKPVEEAVKELFPASCVPGAINRLRLCELCKGDCSRSHKEPYYGHDGAFQCLKGGAGDVAFVNHFTVLTGDKANYELLCKDGSRKSVDEFKTCNLAQVPADAVVSRKDKELANRIFDVLDKLKDKGLFSSEGFSAKNLMFKDSTKGLLKLPESTDSFLYLGEEYVATSHALTKGFSTGSKSQEITWCTVGHAEKNKCDMWTFMSVDDQRNIRIECQYGTTVDDCISKIMRKEADAMAVDGGQVYSAGKCGLVVAMVEEYNNESKCDFGSDTSSYYAVAVVRADSSVTWETLIGKKSCHTGLGRTAGWNIPMGLLHEDTKECDFSKYFSESCAPGADPESNLCKLCKGAEGIRRIVDKCKASTAERYYGYAGAFRCLAEGAGDVAFVKHSTVAENTDGNGPAWAKAFKSSDFKLICPGGSAEITEYKKCHLAKVPAHAVITHPEKRDDVVSFLKDQQAALIPAHSSSWFMFNMFKSEGNQNLLFKDSTKCLQEVPPGQNYREFLGKEYITTIDSLRECASSKTELEKACTIHSCQKKI, from the exons ATGAAGCTCTCTGTCATCGGTGTCGTCCTAGGATGCCTCG GTTTAGCGAAGGCTGCGCCCATGGATCCAAGAATCAGATGGTGCTTAAAGTCAGAGCAGGAGGCTCAAAAATGCAGACAGCTCGCCTCAAAATCAGATTTGCTGAGTTGTGTGAAGCGTGAAGGATCTATGGAATgcatcaaagccatcaag AAAGGTGAAGCAGATGCCATCACTCTGGATGGAGGAGAGATCTACACAGCCGGCCTCGCACCCCATAACCTTCACCCCATCATCGCAGAACATTACGGCACAG ATGAAGAGACGTGCTACTACGCTGTAGCTGTAGCAAAGAAAGGCACTAATTTTGGCTTCAATGAACTTCGTGGTAAGAAGACTTGTCACACTGGTTTGGGGCAAACTGCAGGCTGGAACATCCCCATCGGCACTCTCGTCTCAACTGGACAAATTAAATGGGCAGGCATCGAGGACAAACCTGTGGAAGAGG CGGTGAAGGAATTATTCCCAGCCAGTTGTGTGCCTGGAGCAATCAATAGATTGAGACTGTGCGAGCTGTGTAAAGGCGACTGCTCACGCTCTCACAAGGAGCCGTATTATGGTCACGATGGAGCTTTCCA GTGCCTGAAGGGTGGAGCTGGAGATGTCGCCTTTGTGAACCACTTCACAGTGCTTA CTGGCGATAAGGCCAACTATGAGCTGCTGTGCAAAGACGGCTCCCGGAAAAGCGTTGATGAGTTTAAAACCTGCAACCTGGCTCAAGTTCCTGCCGATGCTGTGGTTAGTCGCAAAGACAAAGAACTGGCCAACCGCATCTTTGACGTTCTTGACAAACTCAAG GACAAAGGTCTCTTCTCTTCTGAGGGCTTCTCTGCAAAAAACCTAATGTTCAAAGACTCGACAAAAGGGCTGCTGAAGCTGCCGGAGAGCACAGACTCTTTCCTGTACCTAGGAGAAGAGTATGTAGCTACTAGCCATGCCCTTACAAAag GGTTCAGCACAGGCAGCAAATCTCAAGAGATTACTTGGTGCACTGTGGGTCATgctgagaaaaataaatgtgacatGTGGACCTTCATGAGCGTGGACGATCAGAGGAACATCAGGATCGAATGCCAGTATGGCACCACTGTCGATGACTGCATCAGCAAGATCATG CGTAAAGAAGCTGATGCGATGGCAGTCGATGGCGGACAGGTGTATTCTGCTGGGAAGTGTGGTCTGGTGGTGGCCATGGTGGAAGAGTATAACAATGAAT CAAAGTGTGATTTTGGATCTG ATACCTCGTCCTATTACGCTGTGGCTGTAGTGCGAGCGGACTCCAGTGTGACCTGGGAAACACTGATAGGCAAGAAGTCATGTCACACCGGTTTGGGACGTACAGCAGGCTGGAACATTCCCATGGGTCTCCTTCATGAGGACACCAaagagtgtgatttct cAAAGTACTTCAGTGAAAGCTGTGCACCTGGTGCAGATCCAGAATCAaatctgtgtaaactgtgtaaGGGTGCTGAAGGTATCAGGAGGATAGTGGACAAATGCAAAGCCAGCACTGCAGAGCGCTATTATGGCTACGCTGGAGCCTTCAG GTGTTTGGCTGAAGGTGCTGGTGACGTGGCCTTTGTTAAGCACAGCACTGTAGCGGAAAACACGGACG GTAATGGACCAGCGTGGGCTAAAGCTTTCAAATCATCAGACTTCAAGCTCATCTGTCCTGGGGGCTCTGCTGAAATTACTGAGTATAAGAAGTGTCATTTAGCCAAAGTTCCAGCTCACGCCGTCATCACTCATCCAGAGAAACGTGATGACGTGGTGTCGTTCCTCAAGGATCAGCag gCAGCTCTCATTCCAGCTCATTCCAGCTCTTGGTTCATGTTTAACATGTTCAAGTCTGAGGGCAATCAAAATTTACTCTTTAAGGACTCTACTAAATGCCTCCAAGAAGTTCCACCAGGACAAAACTACAGGGAATTCCTGGGTAAAGAATATATAACAACGATAGACTCGCTGCGAGAGTGTGCCAGCAGCAAGACAG aaCTGGAGAAGGCCTGTACCATCCACTCCTGCCAAAAGAAAATCTAG